One region of Akkermansiaceae bacterium genomic DNA includes:
- a CDS encoding DEAD/DEAH box helicase family protein, whose translation MIDWILHRPPHTTHPSEMRVAEKLKGLAGSPHSWTVIWGYYYQDSGGTQREGDFLILGPAGGLLVLEVKSTLPRHFPDTGHWEGTGGGDPIAQLNAEWKGVIQGISAKGSPPFVAKALCIPGIDAAADVDHVQGVPRHWLVTGNDLGNWLDTWLRIFGNRVRNPVNPLQRRAILEAFGRGSLPEEKRAFIDHTEQLFERQFTSHFALLEQLSDNRQLLIQGGTGTGKTWHALEFAFRQADHDGGRRVLFLTYNKALTSRLRKVVALRQLERGEVVIYGWEELFLELCSLAGTPAATPHPRSRMETFRKFYETDLPRQVLEISRQPEMRKAWLLFDALVVDEGQDHDTAWHPEIDSLPGESGGWWHIYQSLLKEGKNARAGIFYDTAQRPPFRAAERFDPSSLAAAWSQPAHVRLQPAVRYTRPIWQFLKDHPSNATMGMIGALGNGDHLPEGPDVEVHTLSDESDACDLVESILTRWEKSGFCRPSDVLILHAQSDITRSPLGDRRVLGTHNLRECTEEEEAPNTIRHTSIHKAKGLDSKAVIVIGLPAHADLESDYDHFSWFMAVSRARQLLAVVV comes from the coding sequence ATGATCGACTGGATCCTCCACCGCCCTCCCCACACCACCCACCCGTCCGAGATGCGGGTGGCGGAAAAGCTGAAGGGACTCGCCGGTTCCCCCCACTCCTGGACGGTCATCTGGGGCTACTACTACCAGGACTCCGGCGGAACGCAGCGGGAGGGGGATTTCCTGATTCTGGGACCTGCGGGCGGGCTGTTGGTGCTGGAGGTGAAAAGCACCCTGCCGCGCCACTTTCCGGATACCGGCCATTGGGAAGGAACCGGGGGAGGAGATCCCATCGCCCAGTTGAACGCGGAATGGAAAGGTGTGATCCAGGGCATCAGCGCGAAAGGGAGTCCTCCTTTCGTCGCAAAGGCCCTCTGCATCCCCGGCATCGATGCCGCCGCCGATGTGGACCATGTCCAGGGTGTGCCCAGGCACTGGCTGGTGACGGGCAACGACCTGGGAAACTGGCTGGACACCTGGCTGAGGATCTTCGGCAACCGCGTGCGGAATCCCGTCAACCCACTGCAACGCCGCGCCATCCTGGAGGCATTCGGCCGTGGATCCCTGCCGGAGGAAAAGCGTGCCTTCATCGACCATACGGAGCAGCTTTTCGAGCGGCAGTTCACCTCCCACTTCGCCCTGCTGGAGCAGCTCTCGGACAACCGCCAGCTCCTCATCCAGGGCGGCACCGGCACGGGCAAAACATGGCACGCGCTGGAGTTCGCCTTCCGCCAGGCGGACCATGACGGAGGCAGGCGGGTGCTTTTCCTGACCTACAACAAGGCGCTCACCTCGCGGTTGCGCAAGGTGGTGGCCCTCCGCCAGCTCGAACGGGGGGAAGTGGTCATTTACGGATGGGAGGAGCTTTTCCTGGAACTCTGCTCGCTCGCCGGGACACCGGCCGCCACGCCGCATCCGCGCAGCCGCATGGAGACATTCCGGAAATTCTATGAAACGGACCTGCCCCGCCAGGTGCTGGAGATCTCACGGCAACCGGAGATGAGGAAGGCATGGCTACTCTTCGACGCCCTGGTGGTGGACGAAGGGCAGGACCATGACACCGCATGGCATCCGGAGATCGACAGCCTGCCCGGAGAAAGCGGCGGCTGGTGGCATATCTACCAGTCCCTCCTCAAGGAGGGGAAAAACGCCCGCGCCGGCATCTTCTACGACACCGCCCAGCGTCCGCCGTTCCGCGCCGCGGAACGCTTCGATCCCTCTTCACTGGCAGCGGCATGGTCACAGCCCGCCCACGTGCGGCTGCAACCGGCCGTGCGCTACACCCGTCCGATCTGGCAGTTCCTCAAGGACCACCCCAGCAACGCGACCATGGGAATGATCGGGGCGCTGGGGAATGGAGACCATTTGCCGGAAGGCCCGGACGTGGAAGTCCACACCCTGTCCGACGAAAGTGACGCCTGCGACCTGGTCGAGTCGATCCTCACCCGCTGGGAGAAGTCCGGCTTCTGTAGACCATCGGACGTCCTGATCCTCCATGCGCAATCCGACATCACCCGCAGCCCGCTGGGCGACCGCCGGGTGCTGGGGACGCACAACCTCCGGGAATGCACGGAAGAGGAGGAGGCCCCCAACACCATCCGCCATACCTCCATCCACAAGGCCAAGGGCCTCGATTCGAAGGCGGTCATCGTCATCGGTTTGCCCGCCCATGCGGACCTGGAGAGTGACTATGACCACTTCTCCTGGTTCATGGCGGTCAGCCGCGCCCGGCAGTTGCTGGCGGTGGTGGTGTAA